GACTTATGCGGAGTTTTAGGGGAATTGCAAGACTTCACCCAACTCGCAAATTTCATGTTCGACTTAATTTTAGGCAGCTTCCAAATACTTAAACAAGGGGATTATATTGCTACGCCAATTGCTATTTATTACGAATAAAGCGAAAAGCTGTTTCTGTCTCCTCTTTATGTTTTTGAAACTCATTCAATTTTTGATTCATCATTTGATGAGTCTCGACGATACGTGTGACGTTCTTAACACGCATAGTTTCATATTCTTCATTAAGTGTTTTTGATGCTTTGATTGCCTCATTAAAGATTTTATCAATTATTCTTTTTCCGAACATTTTGCTCACCACCTTACTTTTATAATATGCTTAATACAAAAAAACAGCAAACCTTTTTTCGGTTAGAAAATATGGTTTCGTCAGTTATCCTTACAGATTGATCCCTTTTTAGGGGTCCTTTCTTTTTCTTGTCATCTAGAACGCACGTTCCTATAATAAAAGTGAGGTGATTAACATGAACTTCTCGTCGTACCAATTCACCCCACTGGAACAATATATTCGCGAATTGTACGACCATTTGGCGATCACAGAGCCTGGCCAGCTCGATATGATCGACATTGCCGCAAAGCTGAACGTCTGGTTGCATTTTGCCGACATCCGAAGCACAGCTATCGAACGGAACGGAGTGTACAGCATCATCATCGACCGCCGCCTTAGTCGCCAGCAACAATGGCAAGAGTTTGGCCATGAACTTGGGCATGTGTTGCGCCATGCAGGCAATCAAATGCTACTCCCGCCTTCACTCGTTCAGCTTCAAGAGGCCCAGGCGACGAATTTTGCGCTTCACCTTTGCGTGCCAACGTTTATGCTGCTTGAGCTCGATCTTCCGCATACGGAAAAGGAAATCATCTATGTATTAAGCGAAACGTTTGGTGTAGAGCCGCTGTTCGCCAAACGGCGCTGGGATCGCTTTAAGGAGCAATGGGAAAGCTATCGGTTTTACGAAGCGCTTTTCAGTCATATGCAAGTGGCTGAACCGGTTGCCGCCGCTGTCGGCCGTGATGCGGAAAGCAATCTTAGTCTCCTTCATGAGTACGCCGTTGCACATGATGGCTCATTGTTTATTGACGGCCGCTTAACGGACGAGGAACAACGAGAAATCATCCGCTATTTGCAGCAGATGGACCAAAGGAACAACTAAAAATCATTAATTATACCGGCACAGAATGGATGAATCACGTAAAATCAGAACAGCCAGTCCGAATATTTGCCTCTTTTTTGCATACATGGTGATAGCGAGTTCTATTCCAGGTCAGAGGTGGTTTTATGTATAGGCCCAGAAACTTGGACGTGTTCATATATCTTCGCAAAAGCCGGAAGGATATCGAGGAAGAGAAAAAGGCCGCTGAGTCCGGCGCGTCATACGACACATTGCAACGCCATCGGGATAACTTGCTGGCCGTAGCGCGTAAAGAGGGTCACAATATCCTCGGCATCTTTGAGGAGATTGTGTCCGGCGAGTCCATCGCTGAACGCTCCGAGATCCAGAAGCTTTTGCGTGAACTGGAAACAGGAGTGGCTGATGCGGTGCTTGTCATGGATATTGACCGCCTTGGCCGCGGTGATATGCTTGACCAAGGCATTTTAGACCGTGCCTTTAGATATTCGGGAACGAAAATCATCACCCCAACGGAAGTCTATGACCCGGAAAGCGAGACGTGGGAGCTCGTCTTCGGTGTGAAATCCATCGTGTCGCGCGAAGAACTTAAAGTCATTACAAGACGCTTGCAAGGTGGTCGGCGCGACTCGGCCACTAAAGGCCGTTCCATCTCAAAAAAGCCGCCGTACGGATACCTGCGCGACGAAAAATTAAAGCTATACCCCGATCCGGAAACGTCATGGGTCGTGGTGAAAATCTTCGAAATGACGCGGGATGGATACGGACGCCAGGCGATCGCCGCTGAACTGGATCGACTTGGAGTAAAACCGCCCGATGGGAAGCGGTCCTTTTGGTCTCCGTCGACGATCAGCGCCATTATCAAAAACGAGGTGTATCTTGGGCATATCATTTGGGGCAAGGTGAAATACATTAAGCAAAACGGCACGTATAAACGCAAAAAAATGCCGAGAGAGCGCTGGTATATTAAAGAGAATGCCCATGAGCCCCTTGTGTATAAAGAGCTCTGGGAGGCCGCTAACAAGGCATATCGGAGCCGCTGGCGACCTTCCACGGTGGAAAGTAAACCGCTGGCTAATCCGCTGGCCGGGTTGCTGAAATGTGAAGTCTGTGGCTATACGATGTGGTATCAGCCGCGTAAAGACCGTCCTCATCCGCTTGTGCGCTGCCCAAATCCGAAATGCAAAGGGGTGCAAAAGGGGGCGCTCCTGCCGCTCGTTGAGGAAAGAATCTTGCAATCCCTCGCAGAGTTCATCGATCAGTTCGAGGTTCGGGAGGATCAGTCAGCTCGAAAAAAACAGCGTTCGATCATTCCGATAAAGCAAAAAGCCGTCGAAAAAAAAGAAAAAGAGCTCCAAGAGCTCCATAAACAAAAGGATGCGTTGCATGATCTGCTAGAGCGAGGCGTCTATACGATTGAAACATTCCTAGAACGCCAGCACACGATCGTCAATCGGATTAAGAAAACTCAACAGGAAATCGAGCAGTTGCGTGAGGAAATCGCCAAAGAGCAGCTGAAAGAAAAGAACATCAACGAGTACATCCCGACGGTTAAAAAGGTGCTGGACGCCTACCGCCTCACCGACGATGTAGAAAAGAAAAATCGCCTTCTCAAGTCGGTTCTTGAGAAAGCGACTTACTTGCGTAAACCGGAGTGGACGAAAAAAGATCAATTCATAATACAAATTTATCCTAAAATCTAGCGCGAGGCAACGGCCTCTTTTTTTCTGGAGAAAAGAAATGCTTCAGTGCCTGGAACACATCCGACTTTTGTTTTAAAATATAGTAATTAAATCGCTCATCTTTAATATTTTGATACGCTCTCATAAGTGTAGAGGGTGTGCGGTTGTACTGATACAACTATACACGCTATACACATCGGCCGCGCTATCTATAATCCATCATATGCTCCAAAGCCTCTTCAAAAAACTCACACGCCGCGACGATCCCCTCGGCAAAAGCCTGTTCCACAACGTCTTCTGTTTCCATTTTAGCATATTCCCTTTTCTGATCAGCGACAAAAGCGTGTAGAACAAGCAGTTTTACTATTAATTTATCCATCGCGTTCCCCTCCTCATTATTGATCCCGGAGTTTCAGCCGCGCACCGGCTACCTTTATGTCAGAGTACGGCTGCTGGGGTTGTTGCGGTTGTTTCAATGATCTTGACACTCCGCACGCCTAAAGGCGTGGGATTCTTGGGTCGCTCACGTCCTCATCCATTTCTGGTTCGGACAACGCCCAAGTTCAGGGGTGTGTCATCACCCCATCCCATCGGGTTAGGATGTACCCCCATGGGCGGCGCACCTGTGACCAGTGCGCTAGGTTAGACGGCGAAGCCCGAAATCGCTTTGGCGATGTTGATGGCGCCATTCAAGTCGGCGTGGAGAGTGTATCCACACCTTTGGCATCGAAAGCGGATGCCGTTTCGGTTCGCTTTCTCTCGATAACCACATTTACACGTTTGGCTCGTGTAGGTTGGATTCACCCACTCAACGCGAATGCCCGCCATTTCCGCCTTATAGGCAATCATCGTTTGCAGTTGATGAAACGCCCAAGCATGAAGGCTTCGCCCCGCTTCTTTGGCCGATGTTGCCCGCTTGCGAATCCCCGTCAACTCTTCCATTCGAATCACGCCAACACCGTTGGCGAGCGCAAAATTCACGATTTGACGGCTGATTTTGTGATTTTGATCCTTCATCCAGCGGGACTCTTTACGGCCGATTTTGCGAATCATATGGAGCTTCTTGGCTTTTCCTAATCTCCTTCGCAAAGCCGCATATCGTCGGCGTACAAAGGCGCATTGGTTCCCTTTGAAAAACCACGATTTCGTTCCCACGCTGGCCACAGCGATATAGCGAAGCCCAACGTCAACGCCCATCACCTTTGTTTCGTGCCGCGGCTTCACGTCAAAGGTGATCGCGATCGCCAAGTACCATTTCTTTCTCTTTTTGTAGAGCTTGGCTGCCCCTTGTTTAGCGGTTCCATCGAGCAGCCGATTCAGCCATGCTTCTTGATAGGGGCGCGTGACGACCGGCACGCCAATTCGCTTCTCCAGTGTGGGGAAGGAAACCGTGTAGAACTCTCCTTTCTTTTCCACCTTCACGTTTTGATTGTTAAAGCAACACCATAATGTTCGAAACTTCTTTGTTTTCTGGTTTTTCTTTTGGGACTTCACTTCTCGAATCGTCTGATTCACGACAGCGGAAGGAAACCGCTGCGACGAAAACTCTTTAAATAGTTTGCTCGTCGCTTGATTCAGCTCGGGATGATTCAACAGCCAATTAGCAAACGCGGTATTCACTTCTGTCATCCGTTCATACATGCCCTGTTTCACTTTCGTTGGGTTGTGCAGCTCCAGCCTTAGTGTGATGGTCGGCATGGATTCACCTCCTTGCGACGATTACATGATACCGCTTTTTTCATCATCATTCAATAATATGAAGAAAACGGCTCGCTTTCATCCCACCCCTCAAGGAGCGGGCTTTCTCGCTCGCTGATCTGTAAATCCATGCAAAAAGGCGGAGCGATCCGCCTTTTTCTCTGTTGTTTATTAGACTCATTCCACATCATACGGTCGGTATTTCTTGCGCAGTTCCTTTAGCTCTTTGGAAAGGGATTCCACATCAGTCCGAAAAAACAGCTTGTCTTTTTGGAAAATTTTAATTGGTGTTATTCTTCCTGATTCCATTAACTTGCTAAGTCGTTGATATGTCACTCCCAAGATCTCCATTGTTTCAGCGACCCCGAGGACTTCACTTTTAATGAAGTCCTCGAGTTCTTTTTTTGATGCAAAGTGATATGACACGTTCACTTCCCCCTCATCTGTCGCGAAAATACGAGACAACATAAGCAATACCTGCAATCCCCCATACAACAATAACGATCAATAACACGGTATCCAATACTCTGAGATGTCTAAAGTCAGTGGTCATTAAAAAACGTACGGCAACAAACGCTAACAAGACGTTGGCGATCCAAGCTAATTTTGACATACACTTCGGGAGATGATAATATTTTTATACAGAAGCCCTTCCCGAAGGTCGGGCTTCCGTCTTTGGTTTATTTGCGACGTTTCTTTTTGGAACGTCGCTTTTTCTTTTGGCTTCGTCCTTCTAGAAAGGCAATAGCCGCTAGGACGAAACCAGCGATACTGCAAAGTTTCTCGATGATGTCCAGCCACTTCATCATCTCCCTGTCGTTCACCTCCTTTCTGATTTTATTATAACATATCTATTTAAATATTACAATAGATAAAATAAAAAATTTTCTATTTCAGTTATTTTTTATATCCCCTGCCGTTTGGCAGGGGAAACAATCAAACAATCACGGCTGGATAGCCTTGTCCCTTCAATTCTTCTGCCAGTCGTTCCGCGTTTTCTCGGTCACTGAATGCGCCAACTTGCACGCGATACAATTTTCCGTCAGACTCTTTTTGTTGTTTTTGTGGTTGTGGTTTTGCTTTTTGCGGCAATCCTAAAAACTTCGCGACACCGCGCGCGTGAGCTTCCCCAACTGCTTTGAGGAATGCCTCATTTTTCAAGTATTTTGCGTCATTGCTGTCTATGAACAAGTTTTCAGTTAAAACAGCAGGCATTTTCGTTTCCCGAAGAACGGCATAATTAGCCCGTTTTTTGCCTCGGTCTGTAATTGCTCCGAATCCCCGCATTGCGAATAAAATTTCGCCATGCAACACGTTTTGCAAAGCGATTGTTTGAGAAGAAACACCGCCGTTGTAAACATAGCTTTCAAACCCAGTTCCTTTTCCAGCGTTGATATGCACGCTGACAAATACGTCTGCTCCCCAATCGTTCGCCATTTTAGCTCGCTGGCTCAATGTTAGTGTTTGATCTCCTGCACGGCTGACACGCAGCTCAAATCCAGTGTAATTCTCAAATAGGTGATCTACGGCATACTCAACGATTTGGTGTGTCAAGGTCTTTTCCTGCAATCCGTTCGCGACCGCTCCCGGATCACTGCCGCCGTGTCCTTTGTCCAAGAAGATTTTTTTCATTTCTTATCGCCCTCCTTACTTTTTCCTTTCAACACTTCGACTGCCTGCATCAAACGATCTGGAACAGGCACTCCCATTCTCCCAACGTTTTCAAAAATGCTCAGCAATTCATTGGCCATATAAAAAACGATAGTCGCATCGCGGAACATATTTTTTGTTCCAAGTGCGCTATCGACCAAATGAGCCAGTGCAACCATGACAAAAATCATGACCTTCTTAATAATGCCTTTGAATCCAATTTTGCTTGATAACGTTTTTTCTGTGTAACCAGCAGCCAATCCGCTCCCGTAATCAATCACAACCATCCAAAATAATACGAGTAGCAGCCCTGTTGACTCGCCAAATAAATACCCAACCGCAGCCCCAATCGCAGCCGCGCCGATTTTGTAGATCGCATCGAGCCTCTCCATTCGTTTCACCTCAATTATAAAGCGGATTATAAGGTGGCAAAATGAAACCATACGTAAATACTAAAAATCTGTTTGATGTAAACG
This region of Geobacillus kaustophilus genomic DNA includes:
- a CDS encoding recombinase family protein is translated as MYRPRNLDVFIYLRKSRKDIEEEKKAAESGASYDTLQRHRDNLLAVARKEGHNILGIFEEIVSGESIAERSEIQKLLRELETGVADAVLVMDIDRLGRGDMLDQGILDRAFRYSGTKIITPTEVYDPESETWELVFGVKSIVSREELKVITRRLQGGRRDSATKGRSISKKPPYGYLRDEKLKLYPDPETSWVVVKIFEMTRDGYGRQAIAAELDRLGVKPPDGKRSFWSPSTISAIIKNEVYLGHIIWGKVKYIKQNGTYKRKKMPRERWYIKENAHEPLVYKELWEAANKAYRSRWRPSTVESKPLANPLAGLLKCEVCGYTMWYQPRKDRPHPLVRCPNPKCKGVQKGALLPLVEERILQSLAEFIDQFEVREDQSARKKQRSIIPIKQKAVEKKEKELQELHKQKDALHDLLERGVYTIETFLERQHTIVNRIKKTQQEIEQLREEIAKEQLKEKNINEYIPTVKKVLDAYRLTDDVEKKNRLLKSVLEKATYLRKPEWTKKDQFIIQIYPKI
- a CDS encoding N-acetylmuramoyl-L-alanine amidase, coding for MKKIFLDKGHGGSDPGAVANGLQEKTLTHQIVEYAVDHLFENYTGFELRVSRAGDQTLTLSQRAKMANDWGADVFVSVHINAGKGTGFESYVYNGGVSSQTIALQNVLHGEILFAMRGFGAITDRGKKRANYAVLRETKMPAVLTENLFIDSNDAKYLKNEAFLKAVGEAHARGVAKFLGLPQKAKPQPQKQQKESDGKLYRVQVGAFSDRENAERLAEELKGQGYPAVIV
- a CDS encoding ImmA/IrrE family metallo-endopeptidase, coding for MNFSSYQFTPLEQYIRELYDHLAITEPGQLDMIDIAAKLNVWLHFADIRSTAIERNGVYSIIIDRRLSRQQQWQEFGHELGHVLRHAGNQMLLPPSLVQLQEAQATNFALHLCVPTFMLLELDLPHTEKEIIYVLSETFGVEPLFAKRRWDRFKEQWESYRFYEALFSHMQVAEPVAAAVGRDAESNLSLLHEYAVAHDGSLFIDGRLTDEEQREIIRYLQQMDQRNN
- a CDS encoding DNA-binding protein, which translates into the protein MSYHFASKKELEDFIKSEVLGVAETMEILGVTYQRLSKLMESGRITPIKIFQKDKLFFRTDVESLSKELKELRKKYRPYDVE
- a CDS encoding phage holin family protein — its product is MERLDAIYKIGAAAIGAAVGYLFGESTGLLLVLFWMVVIDYGSGLAAGYTEKTLSSKIGFKGIIKKVMIFVMVALAHLVDSALGTKNMFRDATIVFYMANELLSIFENVGRMGVPVPDRLMQAVEVLKGKSKEGDKK
- a CDS encoding RNA-guided endonuclease TnpB family protein, producing the protein MPTITLRLELHNPTKVKQGMYERMTEVNTAFANWLLNHPELNQATSKLFKEFSSQRFPSAVVNQTIREVKSQKKNQKTKKFRTLWCCFNNQNVKVEKKGEFYTVSFPTLEKRIGVPVVTRPYQEAWLNRLLDGTAKQGAAKLYKKRKKWYLAIAITFDVKPRHETKVMGVDVGLRYIAVASVGTKSWFFKGNQCAFVRRRYAALRRRLGKAKKLHMIRKIGRKESRWMKDQNHKISRQIVNFALANGVGVIRMEELTGIRKRATSAKEAGRSLHAWAFHQLQTMIAYKAEMAGIRVEWVNPTYTSQTCKCGYREKANRNGIRFRCQRCGYTLHADLNGAINIAKAISGFAV